Proteins encoded by one window of Vanacampus margaritifer isolate UIUO_Vmar chromosome 17, RoL_Vmar_1.0, whole genome shotgun sequence:
- the lrp12 gene encoding low-density lipoprotein receptor-related protein 12 has protein sequence MDMTVPGVFLLLLAGCVAASQRNPNVLVSGISDACGDSSELLRASSGVIASPGWPFQYPARLNCSWNIRGRPGDRVTISFQDFELQASHRCSSDWVSISSYKNLDGLRVCGSSLPSPYISSQDHVWIHFRSDDAVTGKGFRLSYVTGKPDVSSCDVDQFHCSNGKCVPDWWRCNSMDECGDNSDERQCADTPFSFQPCSLNQFPCLSRYTRIYTCLPHSLRCDGSIDCQDLGDEIDCEVPTCGERLRNFYGSFSSPNYPDFYPPGSNCTWLIDTGDHRKVILRFADFKLDGTGYGDYVKVYDGLEENPRRLLRVLTAFDSRAQVAVVSSSGQLRVHFYADKINAARGFNVTYQVEGFCLPWELPCGANWGCYTEQQRCDGYWHCPNGRDESNCSACQEDEFPCSRNGACYPRSDRCNYQNRCPNGSDEKNCLFCQPGNFHCKNNRCVFESWVCDAQDDCGDGSDEESCPVVVPTRVITAAVIGSLVCGLLLVIALGCTCKLYSLRMFERRSFETHLSRVEAELLRREAPPSYGQLIAQGLIPPVEDFPVCSGSQASVLENLRLAVRSQLGFTSLRLPSAGRHGNLWRSLFNFSRSRQSGSLALVSADMEDSGGTGSSASDLLSPDSDDTDTESERGRERGVGAVGGPIAPLPQKTPPATSVEAAVSSMASATPANPPPGLSRVRNGAGQAVPPAGPVTVETANPDRDRHGEPSQLRAPRVSTLHRLTQNLQRLARNLMTSGRGQHNQNHQWTNHSPLRQLDTGRGGAESSERRGSAEEDEDVELLIPDSDSSSSFGDVRQPLLDPRPSRPSPPRHQGVSGARAGWDGPCEHCGKVHTAQIPDTCLEVGGKTESSDDELLQLC, from the exons ATGGACATGACCGTCCCAGGTGTCTTCTTGCTTCTCTTAGCAG GATGCGTGGCCGCCTCCCAGAGGAACCCAAACGTTTTGGTGTCCGGGATTTCCGACG CGTGTGGCGACTCGTCGGAGCTCCTCCGAGCATCCAGCGGGGTCATCGCCAGTCCCGGTTGGCCCTTCCAGTACCCGGCCCGCCTCAACTGCAGCTGGAACATCCGAGGCCGACCCGGAGACAGGGTCACCATCAG CTTTCAGGACTTTGAGCTGCAGGCATCGCATCGCTGCTCGTCAGACTGGGTGTCCATCAGCAGCTACAAGAACCTGGACGGGCTGCGAGTGTGCGGCTCGTCTCTGCCGTCTCCCTACATCTCGTCGCAGGACCACGTCTGGATCCACTTCCGCTCCGACGACGCTGTGACGGGAAAAGGCTTCCGGCTGTCCTACGTCACAG GCAAGCCAGATGTTTCCAGCTGCGACGTGGACCAGTTCCACTGCTCCAACGGCAAGTGCGTTCCCGACTGGTGGCGGTGCAACTCCATGGACGAGTGCGGCGACAACTCTGACGAGCGCCAGTGCGCCGACACGCCGTTCTCCTTCCAGCCCTGCAGCCTCAACCAGTTCCCGTGCTTGTCGCGCTACACGCGCATCTACACCTGCTTGCCTCACAGCCTGCGTTGCGACGGCAGCATCGACTGCCAG GATCTTGGCGACGAGATCGACTGCGAAGTCCCGACGTGCGGGGAACGCTTACGGAACTTCTACGGCTCCTTCAGCTCTCCAAACTATCCGGACTTTTACCCTCCGGGGAGCAACTGCACCTGGCTGATTGACACCGGCGATCACAGGAAG GTCATCCTGCGCTTTGCGGACTTCAAGCTGGACGGAACGGGCTACGGTGACTACGTGAAGGTGTACGACGGTCTGGAGGAGAACCCTCGCCGCCTTCTCAGGGTCCTGACGGCCTTCGACTCCAGGGCGCAGGTGGCCGTGGTGTCGTCTTCCGGACAGCTGCGAGTCCATTTCTACGCCGACAAGATCAACGCCGCCAGAGGCTTCAACGTCACCTACCAG GTGGAGGGCTTCTGCCTGCCGTGGGAACTTCCTTGCGGCGCCAACTGGGGCTGCTACACGGAGCAGCAGCGCTGCGACGGCTACTGGCACTGCCCCAACGGCCGCGACGAGTCCAACTGCTCGGCGTGCCAGGAGGACGAGTTCCCCTGTTCCCGAAACGGCGCCTGCTACCCTCGCTCGGACCGCTGCAACTACCAGAACCGCTGCCCCAACGGCTCCGACGAGAAGAACTGCTTGTTCTGTCAGCCCGGAAACTTCCACTGCAAG AACAACCGTTGCGTGTTTGAGTCGTGGGTGTGCGACGCCCAGGACGACTGCGGCGACGGCAGCGACGAGGAAAGTTGTCCCGTGGTGGTTCCCACCAGGGTGATCACGGCCGCCGTCATCGGCAGTCTGGTGTGCGGCCTGCTGCTGGTCATCGCGCTGGGCTGCACCTGCAAGCTGTACTCGCTGCGCATGTTTGAACGCAG GTCCTTCGAGACGCACTTGTCCAGGGTGGAGGCGGAGCTACTGAGGAGGGAAGCCCCGCCCTCCTACGGCCAGCTGATTGCTCAGGGTTTGATTCCGCCTGTGGAGGATTTCCCGGTATGCTCCGGCAGTCAG GCATCGGTTCTGGAGAACCTGCGTCTGGCGGTGCGTTCTCAGCTGGGCTTTACCTCGCTTCGCCTCCCGTCTGCCGGTCGTCACGGCAACCTGTGGCGCAGCCTCTTCAACTTCTCCCGCTCTCGCCAGTCGGGGTCTTTGGCTCTGGTCTCAGCCGACATGGAGGACAGCGGCGGCACCGGCAGTTCCGCTTCAGACCTGCTGTCGCCGGACTCGGATGACACTGACACGGAAAGCGAGAGGGGGCGGGAGCGTGGCGTCGGGGCGGTGGGCGGCCCCATCGCACCCCTGCCCCAAAAGACTCCGCCCGCCACTTCAGTGGAGGCCGCCGTGTCGTCAATGGCCTCCGCCACCCCCGCAAACCCGCCGCCCGGCCTCAGCCGGGTCCGGAACGGTGCCGGCCAGGCCGTGCCCCCGGCTGGCCCGGTCACCGTGGAAACGGCCAATCCGGACAGGGACCGTCACGGCGAGCCGTCCCAGCTCCGAGCGCCGCGCGTGTCCACCTTGCACCGTCTGACCCAGAATCTGCAGCGCCTGGCCAGGAACCTGATGACAAGCGGTCGCGGCCAGCATAACCAGAACCACCAATGGACCAATCACAGTCCGCTACGCCAGCTTGATACAGGAAGGGGCGGGGCGGAGTCTAGCGAGCGGCGAGGGAGCGCAGAAGAAGACGAAGATGTGGAGCTTTTGATCCCGGATTCTGATTCGTCCTCGTCATTTGGCGACGTTCGGCAGCCGCTCCTGGACCCGCGGCCCTCGCGCCCGTCGCCGCCGCGGCATCAGGGCGTGAGCGGCGCGCGGGCGGGCTGGGACGGACCTTGCGAACACTGCGGCAAAGTTCACACGGCTCAGATTCCCGACACGTGTCTGGAGGTCGGAGGCAAGACGGAGAGCAGCGACGACGAGCTGCTTCAACTATGCTAA